The sequence TAGAGGCTTATAGGGTGATTGACCCCCTCGTGCGTAGAAAACGGCATGTTCTCATTTAGTCCATAAACCGAGCTAGAGCTTGCATAGACTAAATTTTTGATCTCATTGTGGCGGCAGCATTCTAGGATGTTCATAAAGCCTGTGATGTTGCTGTCGATGTAGGCTTTTGGGTTTATGAGTGAGTAGCGAACGCCTGCTTGTGCGGCTAAATTTACCACTACATCAAATTTTTCTTTGGCAAAAAGCTCTTTCATAGTCTTTTCATCAGCGAGGTCTGCTTTTATAAATTTTAAATTCGGATGCGTCTTTGAGGTGATCAGCTTACCATAATCTATCTCGCTAGTCTCAAAGCCAGCCGTTTTTAGGCGTGCAAGCTTTAAATTTACGTCGTAATAGTCATTTATAACGTCATACCCAACAACCTCATCGCCACGTGCTATAAGGGCATTTGCAAGGTGAAATCCTATAAATCCAGCTGTTCCAGTTACTAAAATTTTCATATTTTTCCTTTCATTTTTGGCTTATTTTAGTGCAAAAATGTAAATTTACGTATTTAGATCAGGGTGGTCCCAGGTGTTAAATTCGGCCTTTATGTCATCATTTTCTTGCCCTTTGCAACATAGCCACTCAAGCCCCGCACGTCTTTCCATAACAACCTCTTCGTCAAGTCCAGCAACCTTTTTACCGTTTATCCTAGCATCTACACACGCCCAGTGGTAGCGATAAACTAGATCAAGTTTGCTTAAAATTTCATCCAAACTGCGAAGCTTTGAGCGGTTTTTTAGTCCGCCCTCCCTAAAGACATCCATCACAAACTCACAGTCGCAAATTTTATCCATCTCACCGATATCTTCTGCGATGCTAAGAGCCCAAAGCAAGATCCAAAGCGACTCATATTTCCAGCCCATATTTACAGCAGCGTTTATATCAGCTCTGCCCTCTACGACCTCTTTTTCTTTTACACTTAGGTCATTATAAAAATCGCCCAAAAAGTCTTTAGCCCAAGCTATCTCATCTTCACTTAAGTGGCCATTGTCACGAATCGTACAAGCGCACATGATCGCTGTAAATGAGCAAACCGCACGAGCAATGATCTCATCAACGCTTCTTGGCGTAACTTCACTATTGTCATACCTTAGTGGCAGGCTCTCAAGCACAGCCACGCCCTCTTTTTTTAAAATTTTTATGCTCTCATCTTTTCTTTGTTGTGCTGTTTTTGGCATATCCGCACCTTTTTTAAAAATATTAAACACTCCCATTTTTATCCAAAAACTCAGCGTTAAATTTCTCTTCGTTAAAATTTTTACCTAAAAATTTACAGGCTTCGATCATATCAGTTCTTGCTATTTCAAAGCAACTCGTAGCCCCAGGGCTTGGAGTCATATTAAAACTTATGCCCTCGCCTGTGCTTATCTTGCCCTCGCCAAGCTCAAGGCACTTTTTATTACGGTCGATAACTTGCGGTCTTACGCCGCCAAAATTTATAGCATAGCTTAGGTCATTTTCACTTAGGCTTGGTACGATCTTTCTAGCATCTTTTACAAATTCTTTTTTATTGATAAATGGCACTTCAAATAAGAAATTTCTCAAAATATAAGATCTGATGTCGCTATCTTTTAAGAGATTTGTAAAGACTTCAAAGACATTTTTATCAAATTTTAGGCATTTACAAAAGTCAAAAAAGCTTGAACAGCCGTGGTATCTCTCTAGTTTTGGTATGACTAGAGCTGTTGGTCCAAAGCGGGTGTTGCCATTAGCTAGGATATCTGGATCGCCGTGAAGCGCGGCAAATGGTAGCTTATCGTTTTGCACCATATAAACTTTGCCATTTAGTAAGCGTTTTTTTGCAAAGTAAAAGCTTCCAGCAACGGGCAATGTGCTAAGATGAAGTCCATAACCCATTTTGTGAGCCAAAAATAGCGAGTGTCCTCCAGCATCTACTACAACGTAGTTTGCGGTGATCACCTCGCCATCATTTATCTTTATGTGAAATGTATCACCCGCCTTTTTTATATCAGTTACTTCTGAGTTTAGACTGATCTCGTAGCCATCTCCGCCTAAATTCAGCGCATTTTGCACAAGTGAGTTTGCTAAGCCGCCAAAGTCCATCGTCGTAAACTGCCCATTTTGCGTGCCTATGGCGATGATGTTTTCTGGCCTCTCATTACCATTTGTGTCAAAAATAACGTTTGGCTCGATCTGTTTTAACTTCTCTTTGTCATAAATTTCAAGGTAAGGAAAAAGCTCTTTAAAACTCTCATATCTCTCTTTCATGCGCTCTACTTCGGCATCTCCGATAGCTAGTGCCATCTTTTGATGAGCGAACATATATTTGCCATCAAGATTGTATTTTAGAGCATATTTTACTGGCATATTTGCCACAC comes from Campylobacter concisus and encodes:
- a CDS encoding DUF4272 domain-containing protein is translated as MPKTAQQRKDESIKILKKEGVAVLESLPLRYDNSEVTPRSVDEIIARAVCSFTAIMCACTIRDNGHLSEDEIAWAKDFLGDFYNDLSVKEKEVVEGRADINAAVNMGWKYESLWILLWALSIAEDIGEMDKICDCEFVMDVFREGGLKNRSKLRSLDEILSKLDLVYRYHWACVDARINGKKVAGLDEEVVMERRAGLEWLCCKGQENDDIKAEFNTWDHPDLNT
- a CDS encoding FAD-dependent oxidoreductase; translated protein: MRQKHFEVVIVGAGISGTALFYELAAFSDIKKVALLEKYDGVATLNSNGKGNSQTIHCGDIETNYTLEKAKKVSRVANMPVKYALKYNLDGKYMFAHQKMALAIGDAEVERMKERYESFKELFPYLEIYDKEKLKQIEPNVIFDTNGNERPENIIAIGTQNGQFTTMDFGGLANSLVQNALNLGGDGYEISLNSEVTDIKKAGDTFHIKINDGEVITANYVVVDAGGHSLFLAHKMGYGLHLSTLPVAGSFYFAKKRLLNGKVYMVQNDKLPFAALHGDPDILANGNTRFGPTALVIPKLERYHGCSSFFDFCKCLKFDKNVFEVFTNLLKDSDIRSYILRNFLFEVPFINKKEFVKDARKIVPSLSENDLSYAINFGGVRPQVIDRNKKCLELGEGKISTGEGISFNMTPSPGATSCFEIARTDMIEACKFLGKNFNEEKFNAEFLDKNGSV